GCGCGGCGACGACCGTGGGCGCACCAGCCCCGTCACGTTCCTGCGCCAGGTGGTGGCCGAGCTCCGCAAGGTGGTGTGGCCCACCCAGCAGCAGCTGATCACCTACTTCTTCGTCGTGCTGGTCTTCGTCATCGCCGTGATGGCCATCGTGACGCTCCTCGACCTGGCCTTCGGAAGGCTGGTCTTCGAGGTCTTCACCGGCAGCGGCACCCAGTGACCTGCTGACCAGCGAGCGTCCCGCAGCGGTTCCGCCGCACTGATCCCGCCGGGCGAGCCCGGCCCCGGTCCCGCACCGGACCACCAGCAACGACGTACGGAGTGAAGACGTGTCTGAGAACAATGACGTGGACCAGGTCGACGACCAGGTCGAGTCGCTCGACGAGGCGACCGCGGAGGGCGCCGTCGACGACGCCGTCGAGGTCGAGGACGTGACCGACGCGAGCGCCGAGGACGACTCCGCCGAGGCGGCCACCGAGGACGACTCCGAGGACGAGGCGTCCGCCGCCGACGAGTCCGAGGACGAGTCCGGCTCCGAGCCTGACGAGAACGACCCGCTCGAGGCGTTCCGCCGCGAGCTGTGGGCCAAGCCCGGCGACTGGTTCGTCGTGCACACCTACTCCGGCATGGAGAAGCGGGTCAAGCACAACCTCGAGAACCGCATCATCTCGCTCAACATGGAGGACTACATCCACGAGATCGTGGTCCCCACCGAGGAGGTCGCGGAGATCAAGAATGGCCAGCGCAAGATGGTCACCCGCACCGTGCTCCCCGGCTACGTCCTGGTCCGCATGGACCTCACCGACGAGTCCTGGTCGGCCGTGCGCCACACGCCGTCGGTCACCGGCTTCGTGGGCCACAGCCACCAGCCGGTCCCGCTCAGCATGAGCGAGGTCGAGGACATGCTGGCCCCCGCCGTCGTGGCCGTCGCCGAGGCCGAGGCCGCTGCCTCCGGCGAGAAGGGCGCCTCCACGACCCCGCGCAAGCCGGTCGAGGTGGCCGACTTCGACGTCTCCGACTCGGTCATGGTGGTCGACGGCCCGTTCGCCACGCTCCACGCGACGATCACCGAGATCAACGCCGAGTCCCAGCGCGTCAAGGCCCTCGTCGAGATCTTCGGCCGCGAGACCCCGGTCGAGCTCAGCTTCAGCCAGATCCAGAAGGTCTGACGATTTCCGTCCGCCCGCTCTGCGGACGGACAATGCAGTAGCGACAACCCGTGGCAGGGGGCGAAGTGCCCTCGTCATGACCACATGAGAGAAAGAGAAGGCTATGCCTCCCAAGAAGAAGATCGCCGCACTCGTCAAGGTGCAGCTGCAGGCCGGTTCGGCCACCCCGGCCCCGCCGGTCGGTACGGCGCTCGGCCCGCACGGCGTCAACATCATGGACTTCTGCAAGGCCTACAACGCCCAGACCGAGTCCATGCGCGGCAACGTGATCCCCGTCGAGATCACCATCTACGAGGACCGCTCGTTCGAGTTCATCACCAAGACCCCTCCGGCCGCCGAGCTCATCAAGAAGGCCGCCGGTCTCTCCAAGGGCTCTGGCGTCCCGCACAAGGAGAAGGTCGGCAAGCTGACCAAGGACCAGGTCCGCGAGATCGCGACGACCAAGCTCCCCGACCTCAACGCCAACGACATCGACGCCGCCATGAAGATCGTCGAGGGCACCGCCCGCTCGATGGGCATCACGACCGACTGAGCGAGCTCGTGAGCTCAGCAGTTCAGCACTAAACGTGGGAGAGCCGCGCTGGCTCGCCTAAACCACATCCTTCGCACCACAGAAACGAGAAGACAATGCAGCGCAGCAAGACCTACCGCGCAGCGGCCGAGGCGTTCGACCAGGACGAGCTCTACGCCCCGCTGGCAGCCATCAAGATCGCCAAGTCCGGCTCCAAGAAGAAGTTCGACGAGACCCTCGACGTCGTCATGCGCCTGGGTGTCGACCCGCGCAAGGCCGACCAGATGGTCCGCGGCACCGTGAACCTCCCCCACGGCACGGGCAAGACCGCCCGCGTCCTGGTGTTCGCCAACGCGGACAAGGCCGACGCCGCCCGCGAGGCCGGCGCCGAGTTCGTCGGTGGCGACGAGCTGATCGAGAAGGTCGCCGGCGGCTGGCTCGACTTCGACGCCGTCGTCGCCACGCCCGACATGATGGGCAAGGTCGGTCGCCTCGGTCGCGTCCTCGGCCCCCGCTCCCTCATGCCGAACCCGAAGACCGGCACGGTGACCCCCGACGTCGCCAAGGCCGTCACGGACATCAAGGGCGGCAAGATCGAGTTCCGCGTCGACCGCCACGCCAACCTGCACTTCATCATCGGCAAGGCGTCCTTCTCCGAGGCCCAGCTCGCGGAGAACTACGCCGCTGCCCTCGAGGAGGTGCTGCGGCTCAAGCCGGCCAGCTCCAAGGGTCGCTACATCAAGAAGATCACGGTCTCGACGACGATGGGTCCCGGCATCCAGGTCGACCCCAACCGCATCAAGAACGTCGCGTCCGAGGACGAGGCCGACCAGGCCTGATCCCCACCGGACCCCCACGGGTCCGCGACCGCCGTGTCGGCCCGGTCGCCCCTCGCGGGGCGGCCGGGCCGATCTGCCTGTCCGGGCGACCTGCCCGGCCGCCGTGGCGTTTCGGTGTGGAAGCATCGGGTAGGA
This sequence is a window from Nocardioides sp. S5. Protein-coding genes within it:
- the secE gene encoding preprotein translocase subunit SecE, which translates into the protein MADGNAVQDRRDSRGDDRGRTSPVTFLRQVVAELRKVVWPTQQQLITYFFVVLVFVIAVMAIVTLLDLAFGRLVFEVFTGSGTQ
- the nusG gene encoding transcription termination/antitermination protein NusG produces the protein MSENNDVDQVDDQVESLDEATAEGAVDDAVEVEDVTDASAEDDSAEAATEDDSEDEASAADESEDESGSEPDENDPLEAFRRELWAKPGDWFVVHTYSGMEKRVKHNLENRIISLNMEDYIHEIVVPTEEVAEIKNGQRKMVTRTVLPGYVLVRMDLTDESWSAVRHTPSVTGFVGHSHQPVPLSMSEVEDMLAPAVVAVAEAEAAASGEKGASTTPRKPVEVADFDVSDSVMVVDGPFATLHATITEINAESQRVKALVEIFGRETPVELSFSQIQKV
- the rplK gene encoding 50S ribosomal protein L11 is translated as MPPKKKIAALVKVQLQAGSATPAPPVGTALGPHGVNIMDFCKAYNAQTESMRGNVIPVEITIYEDRSFEFITKTPPAAELIKKAAGLSKGSGVPHKEKVGKLTKDQVREIATTKLPDLNANDIDAAMKIVEGTARSMGITTD
- the rplA gene encoding 50S ribosomal protein L1 yields the protein MQRSKTYRAAAEAFDQDELYAPLAAIKIAKSGSKKKFDETLDVVMRLGVDPRKADQMVRGTVNLPHGTGKTARVLVFANADKADAAREAGAEFVGGDELIEKVAGGWLDFDAVVATPDMMGKVGRLGRVLGPRSLMPNPKTGTVTPDVAKAVTDIKGGKIEFRVDRHANLHFIIGKASFSEAQLAENYAAALEEVLRLKPASSKGRYIKKITVSTTMGPGIQVDPNRIKNVASEDEADQA